A window of Aequoribacter fuscus genomic DNA:
TCCGCGTGCCTGCGTGGTATCGAGGTTGAGGCCGAGTTGGTCTTGAAAGCAACGAAGGTGGATGGTGTGTATTCAGCCGATCCCTTCAAAGACCCTGATGCCGTAAAATACGACCGCCTAACTTACGATGAGGTGCTCGACAAGAAGCTGGAAGTTATGGATTTGACTGCCATATGTTTGTGCAGAGATCACAACATGCCAGTGCGCGTGTTTGAAATGGAAAAGCAAGGCGCGTTACTGAACATTGTGCGTGGTGGCACTGACGGCACACTTATCGAAGCAGCTAGCGAATAGAAACAACGGAGTTACCAAGTGATTAACGATATTAGAGAAGAAGCCCAAGCGCGAATGCAAAAAAGTATCGAAGCTCTGGGCCATAACTTCAATAAAATTAGAACCGGCCGCGCCCACCCAAGCCTGCTCGACGGAATCAAAGTCGAGTATTACGGGTCGGATACCCCGCTCAATCAAGTAGCCAATATCAATATCGAAGATGCGCGGACGCTTTCTCTTCAAGTGTGGGATCGCACGATGATTTCAGCCGTCGAAAAAGCGATTATGAAGTCAGATTTGGGGTTGAATCCGTCCAGCGCTGGCGAGGTCATTCGCATTCCCATGCCAATGTTGACCGAGGAAACACGCAAGGGCTACATCAAGCAAGCTCGTGCGGAGGCCGAGGCGGCACGAGTATCGCTTCGAAACGCCCGTCGCGATGCGATGAGTATGCTAAAGGACCTGGTGAAAGAGAAAGAAATCAGCGAAGACGATGAGCGTCGCGGTCAAGATGAAGTGCAGAAGTTAACCGACAAGATGGTAAAAAAGGTTGATGAGCTCTTGGCGGCGAAAGAAGCCGACCTGATGGAAATCTAGATACACATCTGCATGGTTGCTGCCAATAACAACGCGGTGCTTAGAAACGCCGCCTTAGCCCCGAAACCTAAACACGTTGCTATCATCATGGATGGGAACAATCGTTGGGCAAAACGTCGAAACTTATCGAGCTCGGCCGGTCATAAAGCTGGCGTTGAGGCAGTGAGAGGTGTACTCGACTCCTGCAAGCTGCACCAAATAGACGTGCTTACTTTGTTTGCTTTTAGTAGCGAGAACTGGCGACGACCGCGGCCCGAGGTGCGAGCCCTGATGGCGTTGTTTATGCGCTATTTGCGCAATGAGGTGCAGGAATTGCACGAAGACGGCGTGCAAATAAAATTCATTGGTCGCCGTGATCGATTAAGCGCGCGGGTCGTGCAATTGATGGAGCGAAGCGAAGCCTTGACGGCTG
This region includes:
- the frr gene encoding ribosome recycling factor: MINDIREEAQARMQKSIEALGHNFNKIRTGRAHPSLLDGIKVEYYGSDTPLNQVANINIEDARTLSLQVWDRTMISAVEKAIMKSDLGLNPSSAGEVIRIPMPMLTEETRKGYIKQARAEAEAARVSLRNARRDAMSMLKDLVKEKEISEDDERRGQDEVQKLTDKMVKKVDELLAAKEADLMEI
- the uppS gene encoding polyprenyl diphosphate synthase, coding for MVAANNNAVLRNAALAPKPKHVAIIMDGNNRWAKRRNLSSSAGHKAGVEAVRGVLDSCKLHQIDVLTLFAFSSENWRRPRPEVRALMALFMRYLRNEVQELHEDGVQIKFIGRRDRLSARVVQLMERSEALTADNHRSTLVIAVDYGGRWDIAQASLRLAADIQAGRVDANSVNETMMSEYLVTGHLPEPDLCIRTGGDARVSNFMLWQFAYTEFYFTDTLWPDFDRTAFEHALIDFGSRDRRFGGRNEEVAHVNG